Genomic DNA from Pedobacter africanus:
CAATACAGTGGCCGATTGGCTTACCTTAATCATGGGCTTAAAAACCCATTGTCTACTGCTGGGGTAACCGGATTAAGGGATACTTATCGTGTATTTCAAAATACTGCTGGTGTAGGCTCGGTACTGGTGGTGTTCAGGGAAAATGGGGCGGCCAGGTTTTTAAGTACTCCTTTGCATGAACTGTTTGGCGAAAGCCTTTCGTTGGAACACTTTTTTGCCCGCCAGTCACTCCTTGAACTGGAAGAAAACCTGGTTAACTGCGATAGTGACATAGCCCGCATCCGCCTGGTTGAAAACTTCCTTATCGCTCATTTAAATGAGCGCCCTGCAGATCTGCTGGTAGTCAAAGCCCTGCAATACATCCATGAATCTAAAGGTACTATACGGATAGCTAAGCTGGCTGCAATGCTGCACACCAGTGCCAGCCCGCTCGAAAAGCGCTTTCGTCTGGAAGTTGGTGCCTCTCCTAAGAAATTTGCAACCATTGTACGCGCCCGTTATGTACTGGCCGCCATGGAGCATGGTAACCAGGGTTATGCCGAATACCTGTTAGCCTTTTACGACCAGGCTCATTTTATCAAAGACTTTAAAAAGTTTGCTTCCGTTACGCCCGAACAATACTTAAAGCAATTGAAATAAACGGATTTTTACAATGAGCGCTGGCCCGGCCGCGATACCTTTGAATAACAAAATTTAAATACGATGTTCACAGTACAACAAATGAAGGCAGCCCACGCCAAAGTAAAAACAGGTGCAGATTTTCCTGGTTATGTAAAAGAGATCAAACAACTGGGCTTGATACATTATGATTTTATGGTCAAAGAC
This window encodes:
- a CDS encoding helix-turn-helix domain-containing protein — translated: MRFEVYLPCRELLPYVKQLVISENENAATYTVLPDTALVIGFQYSGRLAYLNHGLKNPLSTAGVTGLRDTYRVFQNTAGVGSVLVVFRENGAARFLSTPLHELFGESLSLEHFFARQSLLELEENLVNCDSDIARIRLVENFLIAHLNERPADLLVVKALQYIHESKGTIRIAKLAAMLHTSASPLEKRFRLEVGASPKKFATIVRARYVLAAMEHGNQGYAEYLLAFYDQAHFIKDFKKFASVTPEQYLKQLK